The following are from one region of the Leptospira selangorensis genome:
- a CDS encoding LIC_13246 family protein, with translation MKVRKNKDVEEHFGWMKLKTDQLGFLGIIHSVNRFYDSLQGSQSNELRYFRRKLVRTDFRYSKIFMKKFGDYEYLIYARIETDGKSESDSWIHVDGIRMERDEMKAKGVKDHPSYEIRCLSDIFESSCVPASRSEEDKIDSDCS, from the coding sequence ATGAAGGTTAGAAAAAACAAAGATGTAGAGGAACATTTCGGTTGGATGAAATTAAAAACGGATCAATTGGGTTTTTTAGGAATTATACATTCCGTAAATAGGTTCTATGATTCTCTCCAAGGTTCTCAATCTAACGAACTGCGTTACTTCCGAAGAAAATTAGTAAGAACAGATTTTAGATATTCCAAAATTTTTATGAAGAAGTTCGGAGATTATGAATATCTGATCTATGCCCGGATAGAAACCGACGGAAAATCGGAGTCGGACTCTTGGATCCACGTAGACGGGATCAGAATGGAAAGGGACGAAATGAAAGCAAAAGGTGTGAAGGATCATCCTTCTTATGAGATCAGATGCTTAAGTGATATTTTCGAATCCTCCTGTGTACCGGCATCCAGATCGGAAGAGGATAAAATAGATTCTGATTGTAGTTAA
- a CDS encoding RNA polymerase sigma factor has translation MGSLDTIYRRERDRILAWVRSRVADPEEAEDLLQESFLTAVTELDSAGSIEYLLAYVYAVLRNKVGDWYRFKKAGKYSNTRLEQEFFLEDAIPDKAAGPEKEFYRSLVLQELAIAIEELPEEQRSAFVENVFEGKSFREISEATGIPEGTLSARKSYAKDFLAKRLKDLKVFFLEEF, from the coding sequence TTGGGATCCTTGGACACGATATACAGACGGGAAAGAGATAGAATCCTAGCATGGGTTCGTTCCAGGGTTGCGGATCCGGAAGAAGCGGAAGATCTTCTTCAGGAATCTTTTTTAACCGCTGTAACTGAACTGGATTCCGCTGGGTCTATTGAATATCTTCTAGCTTATGTGTATGCGGTTCTTCGCAATAAAGTCGGGGACTGGTACAGATTTAAAAAAGCGGGGAAGTATTCTAACACTCGTTTAGAGCAGGAGTTTTTCTTAGAGGATGCAATCCCTGATAAAGCAGCAGGACCTGAAAAGGAATTTTACAGAAGTCTTGTGCTCCAGGAATTAGCGATCGCTATCGAAGAGCTCCCTGAAGAACAAAGATCCGCGTTTGTTGAAAACGTGTTCGAAGGAAAATCCTTCAGAGAAATTTCGGAAGCAACCGGAATTCCAGAAGGAACTCTCTCGGCACGAAAATCTTACGCTAAGGATTTTTTAGCAAAACGTTTGAAGGACCTCAAGGTTTTCTTTCTGGAAGAGTTTTGA